A single genomic interval of Helianthus annuus cultivar XRQ/B chromosome 13, HanXRQr2.0-SUNRISE, whole genome shotgun sequence harbors:
- the LOC118485885 gene encoding secreted RxLR effector protein 161-like: protein MSDLGKLTYYLGIEVSQSKDGIKIKQEAYAKKILTEAGMINYNPTSVPIDPNVEFSKFEDEEDFDATRYRKIVGCLRYLLQTRPDLAFSVEVASRYMQCPKQSHATLIKQILRYLKGTFSYGITYTRGENMLVGYSDSSHNIDPDDGRSTTGHVFYFGSSPITWCSQKQSTVALSSCEAEYMAASAAACQAVWLKELIGELLDKKIQAAVLRVDNTSAIALVRNPVFHGRSKHIKSRFHYIRECVDR, encoded by the coding sequence ATGTCGGATTTAGGAAAGCTTACTTATTATCTTGGAATTGAAGTGTCGCAGAGCAAGGACGGGATAAAAATTAAGCAAGAGGCGTATGCAAAGAAAATACTGACGGAAGCTGGTATGATTAACTACAATCCTACTAGTGTTCCCATAGACCCGAACGTGGAATTTTCTAAATTTGAAGACGAAGAAGattttgatgcaacgagatatCGAAAGATTGTCGGGTGTCTCCGGTACCTTTTACAGACTCGACCAGATTTGGCGTTTTCGGTCGAAGTAGCCAGTCGGTACATGCAATGCCCGAAGCAATCTCATGCAACTCTCATCAAGCAAATTCTTCGCTATTTAAAAGGTACTTTTAGTTATGGCATTACCTATACTCGAGGAGAAAATATGTTGGTCGGTTACAGCGATAGTAGTCACAACATAGATCCGGACGATGGAAGAAGTACTACGGGACACGTGTTTTATTTTGGGTCTTCCCCAATTACTTGGTGTTCTCAAAAGCAAAGTACAGTTGCTTTATCATCGTGTGAGGCAGAGTATATGGCGGCTAGTGCAGCTGCGTGTCAGGCGGTTTGGCTAAAAGAATTAATTGGTGAATTACTCGACAAGAAAATTCAAGCGGCGGTGTTACGTGTTGATAATACATCGGCAATAGCTCTCGTGAGGAACCCGGTTTTCCATGGAAGGAGCAAACACATTAAATCTCGGTTTCACTACATTCGGGAATGTGTTGATCGTTAA